TTGCCAGACAGGCGAAGATACTATACTTCAACTATCCCAGCAACCCCACAGGCGCGACCGCACCCCGCGAATTTTTTGAGGAAATCGTCGCCTTTGCCCGTAAATACGAAATCCTCTTGGTGCATGACTTGTGTTATGCCGAGTTAGCCTTTGATGGTTATCAACCCACCAGTTTACTCGAAATTCCTGGGGCGAAAGATATCGGCGTGGAGTTCCACACCTTGTCGAAAACCTATAATATGGCTGGTTGGCGTGTGGGCTTTGTGGTGGGAAATCGCCATGTCATCCAAGGCTTGCGGACACTGAAAACCAACTTGGACTATGGGATTTTTGCCGCCTTGCAAACAGCCGCCGAGACAGCATTGCAACTACCAGATATTTATCTGCACGAAGTACAGCAACGCTATCGCACCCGCCGAGATTTCCTCATCAAAGGATTAGGTGAACTCGGTTGGGATGTTCCCAAAACCAAAGCCACCATGTATTTGTGGGTAAAATGCCCTGTAGGCATGGGTTCGACAGATTTCGCACTCAACTTATTACAACAAACAGGCGTTGTCGTCACTCCTGGTAATGCCTTTGGGGTTGCCGGAGAAGGCTATGTACGGATAAGCTTAATTGCAGATTGCGATCGCCTGGGTGAAGCCTTACATCGCATTAAGCAAGCTGGCATCCGTTATCGTCCAGAAGCCCTCGTTTCTGCTTCAGAATAGAGATCATAATTCATGCAAACCCCCATCGCTACCACTCCTGATTTAATCGCTGCCAGTTTTCATGCCCTTTCCGATCCCATTCGGATTAAAGTGTTGGAATTATTACGTCAGCGAGAATTGTGTGTCTGTGACTTGTGCGAAGCTTTGGGGGTAAGCCAATCAAAATTATCTTTTCATCTCAAAACTTTGAAAGAAGCTGGGTTAG
Above is a genomic segment from Nostoc sp. MS1 containing:
- a CDS encoding aspartate aminotransferase, translating into MSFDWITPADRIKQLPPYVFARLDELKAKAREQGIDLIDLGMGNPDGATPQPVVDAAIQALQDSKNHGYPPFEGTASFRRAITNWYNRRYGVVLDPDSEALPLLGSKEGLSHLAIAYVNPGDVVLVPSPAYPAHFRGPVIAGGKVHSLILKPENDWLIDLTAIPEEVARQAKILYFNYPSNPTGATAPREFFEEIVAFARKYEILLVHDLCYAELAFDGYQPTSLLEIPGAKDIGVEFHTLSKTYNMAGWRVGFVVGNRHVIQGLRTLKTNLDYGIFAALQTAAETALQLPDIYLHEVQQRYRTRRDFLIKGLGELGWDVPKTKATMYLWVKCPVGMGSTDFALNLLQQTGVVVTPGNAFGVAGEGYVRISLIADCDRLGEALHRIKQAGIRYRPEALVSASE
- a CDS encoding ArsR/SmtB family transcription factor, encoding MQTPIATTPDLIAASFHALSDPIRIKVLELLRQRELCVCDLCEALGVSQSKLSFHLKTLKEAGLVNSRHEGRWIYYSLNIPQFAFLEQYLAAFQNYKPISSRHSCCE